CGTCACGGTGGTGGTGCGACCGGCCGCGGGAGGCGGGCCGGAGGCCGGTGCTCCGGCCGCCGTGCGGACGGCGGGCAGCACGTCAGCGGAGTCGGTGCGTGGCCGCCGGGGTGGTGTGGTCGTCGATCCGGCGGGGGCCGAGGTCGCGGGCCGTGTCGACGAAGGCTTGGACGTGGGGTGCGGGGACCGAGGCCGGCAGTGCCAGGGCCCATTCGGTGGGCGGGGCGTCGTCGATGGGCAGCAGCGTGACGCCGGGGTAGCTGTAGTAGCGCGGGACGTGGCCGTTGAGGGGGCAGACGATGCGTCCCGCCGCGACCAGGGCGAGGACTTCGTGGAAGGTGCGCGCCCGCGGACCGCGGTGGATCGGCCGTCCGCCGGGAGTGCGGTCGGGACACATGGCCCGGAACCACTCCACGGGCACGTGCTCTCCCGGGTCGAGGACCGTCCGGCCGGCCAGGTCCTCCAGGGACACCGAACTGCGCGTCGCCAGGGGCGAGTCCTCGGCGACGGCCAGGACCCGGCCCTCCGTCAGGACCACCGGGCCGACACGGAAGCGGTGCTCCGGCACGGGCAGCCACATCAGCTGCATGTCCACCTCACCGGTGCGCAGCTTCACGAACGGGTCGCTGAAGTGGAACTCCACGAACTCCACACCGCACTCCGGGTACCGGGCACGGTAGGCGTCCACGAGCCAGGTGAGCTCGGACGGCAGGGCGCCCATCGCCCCCAGCCGCACGGTCCCGCAACAGCCACGGGCCGCCACGGCGGCCCGGTCCACGGCCGCCCGTATCAGTCCGAAGCCCGGTTCGAGGTCGTCGCGCAAGCGCTGCCCCAAGCGGGTCAGCGCGACGGTCCGGGTGCTGCGGTCGAACAGGGCACCGCCCAGGCGGCGTTCCTGCTGCCGGATCGATTGGCTGACCCGCGCCTGGGAAAGGTGGAGCCGCTCCGCGGTCCGGCCGAAGTGCAGTTCCTCCGCGAGGGTCAGAAAGATCTCGATGTCCCGCAGTTCCATCGCACCCCCGATTGATCATCATCGCTTATGAGTGCCGTGCGGAGTTCGGCGTTGTTCGGTCGGCCAGCGTAGAGGAGGGTGGGTCCCGGCCTGGCGCCACGGGGGCGTCGACCTGCCCGTCGACGGCGCCGGCCGGTCAACGCCCGTCCGGTCACGGACGGTTCCGCGTGCCCGGGTCCTCCCGGGGCATGCCAGAAATCGGAGGGGAAGACACATCATGCGTCTCACGAAGGTCGCACTGGTCGGCGCGATGGCCGCCGCACTCGCGTTCACCGCCTCGCCACCAGCGCCGACGAGGTCAAGTGGAAAGCCGTGGAAACCGACCCCACCTGGCACTGCACGAAGTACTTCGACCACAAGGGCTCGAAGAACGTCTTCTTCAAGACCTGCAACGTCATCAACGCGGCGAACTACGCGCAGACCGTCCTGGTCGTCCAGAACAAGGCGAGCGTCACCATCAACATCGAGGGCGAGATCACCACGAACTTCGGTGGCCACGTGGACTGTGCCCCCTCGCCGCTCGGGGCGGGCGCCACCCGGGGCTGCTACGGCCCCTCCAAGTACGTCGGCCCCGCCGCCATCGTCGGCAACAACGCCCGACTGAACTTCAACGGCATCGACGAGTGGCTGGACGAGGCGATGAAGCGGCAGGGGTGAGCCCGGCGCCCTCGCGCCCCGCCGACGACCGGGCTCCGGGGGTCCGGGCCCCGGGCTCCGGGTCCCGGTGGAGGGCGAAGGTGAGCGTGGCCGCCCCGCGGACGCGCAGGGCCCCGGTACAGCGACAAGGCTCCCACCCGTGGACGAGCCGCGGGTGGGAGCCTTGACCGCGCGGGGCTACTTCTTCTTGCCCTGGTTCTTCACGGCCTCGATGGCGGCCGCGGCGGCGGCCGGGTCGAGGTACGTGCCGCCCGGGGTGAGCGGGTTGAAGTCGGCGTCCAGCTCGTACGCCAGGGGGATGCCCGTCGGGATGTTGAGGCCCGCGATGTCGGCGTCCGAGATGCCGTCCAGGTGCTTGACCAGGGCGCGCAGGCTGTTGCCGTGGGCGGCGACCAGGACCGTGCGGCCGGCCAGGAGGTCCGGGACGATGCCGTCGTACCAGTACGGCAGCATGCGGTCGACGACGTCCTTCAGGCACTCCGTGCGCGGGCGCAGCTCGCTCGGGATGGTGGCGTAGCGCGCGTCACGGGCCTGCGAGAACTCGCTGTCGTCGGCGAGGACCGGCGGCGGGGTGTCGTACGAGCGGCGCCACAGCATGAACTGCTCCTCGCCGAACTCGGCGAGCGTCTGCGCCTTGTCCTTGCCCTGGAGGGCGCCGTAGTGGCGCTCGTTCAGCCGCCAGGAGCGGTGGACCGGGATCCAGTGGCGGTCGGCCGCCTCCAGGGCGAGCTGCGCGGTGCGGATCGCGCGCTTCTGGAGCGACGTGTGCAGGACGTCGGGGAGCAGCCCGGCGTCCTTCAGCAGCTCACCGCCGCGGACCGCCTCCTTCTCGCCCTTCTCGGTGAGGTTGACGTCCACCCAGCCGGTGAACAGGTTCTTCGCGTTCCACTCGCTCTCGCCGTGGCGGAGGAGGATCAGCTTGTACGGTGCGTCGGCCATGCGTACGAGATTAGTGGACGCTCCGACGCTTGACGGTCCGCGTCAATTGAGTGGCCCCGGCGCACGTGGGCTCGTAAGTTCCGTTGGAGCAGTCAGCCACTTACGGGGGAGCTCGCGTGTCCATCGTCCCGCTCATACGTTCAGCACGCGCCACCGTCTCGGGGCTCCCACCCGGGTTCTGGTGGCTGTGGCTGTCGACGCTGGTGAACCGGACGGGCGCGTTCGTCCTGACGTTCCTCTCGCTCTTCCTCACCCAGGAGCTGGGCTTCTCCGGCTGGTACGCGGGGCTCGTCGTCGCGCTGCACGGCCTCGGCGGCATCGCCGGCTCGCCGCTGGGCGGCATGCTGAGCGATCGGTGGGGGCGCCGGCCGACGATGGTCACCGGCCACCTGGCGGCCGCCGCGTGCGCCGCGGCCCTCGCGGTGGTGACCAGCCCGTGGGCGGTCGCCGCGGTGGTGCTGGTCATGGGCGTCGCGATGCAGTCGGTGCGGCCCGCGATCGGCGCGACCATCGCCGACCAGGTGCCCGAGCACGACCGGCGCCGCGCCTACGCGCTGAACTACTGGGCGCTGAACCTCGGCTTCGCCATCGCGGCGACCGGCGGCGGCGCGGCCCTGGTCTTCGGCTACCGGGCGCTGTTCGTCGCCGAGGCGGTCGCGGTGGTCCTGTGCGCGCTGATCGTCTTCATGCGGCTGCCGGAGACCCGTCCCGAGGCCCCGGTCGGCGCGGACGGCAAGAGCACGGCCGAGCCGCGCCTGACCACGCTCGACGTGCTGCGGGACGGACCGTTCCGCACGCTGGTGCTGCTGAGCCTGCTGGTGTGCACGGTCTTCAGCACGCCGTGGGTCGGCCTGCCGCTGACGATGACCTCGCAGGGCCTGGAGCCGAACGCGTACGGCGTGGTCATCGCGGTGAACGGCGTGGTGATCGTCGGCTTCCAGCTGCTGGTCAACCGCATCACCGACAAGCGCTCGCCGGTCGCGCTGCTCGTCGTCTCGTCGCTGCTGTTCGCCGCCGGTACCGGCGCGACGGCGCTGGCTGGGTCGCCGGTGGCGTTCGCGGCGACGGTGGTCGTGTGGACGATCGGCGAGATGGTGTACATCCCGGTCAACGCCGCCGCCACGGCCCGCCTCGCCCCGGTGCACGCCCGGGGCCGGTACCAGGGCGTGATGGGCATGGCCTG
This portion of the Streptomyces changanensis genome encodes:
- a CDS encoding LysR family transcriptional regulator, with translation MELRDIEIFLTLAEELHFGRTAERLHLSQARVSQSIRQQERRLGGALFDRSTRTVALTRLGQRLRDDLEPGFGLIRAAVDRAAVAARGCCGTVRLGAMGALPSELTWLVDAYRARYPECGVEFVEFHFSDPFVKLRTGEVDMQLMWLPVPEHRFRVGPVVLTEGRVLAVAEDSPLATRSSVSLEDLAGRTVLDPGEHVPVEWFRAMCPDRTPGGRPIHRGPRARTFHEVLALVAAGRIVCPLNGHVPRYYSYPGVTLLPIDDAPPTEWALALPASVPAPHVQAFVDTARDLGPRRIDDHTTPAATHRLR
- a CDS encoding phosphoglyceromutase; the encoded protein is MADAPYKLILLRHGESEWNAKNLFTGWVDVNLTEKGEKEAVRGGELLKDAGLLPDVLHTSLQKRAIRTAQLALEAADRHWIPVHRSWRLNERHYGALQGKDKAQTLAEFGEEQFMLWRRSYDTPPPVLADDSEFSQARDARYATIPSELRPRTECLKDVVDRMLPYWYDGIVPDLLAGRTVLVAAHGNSLRALVKHLDGISDADIAGLNIPTGIPLAYELDADFNPLTPGGTYLDPAAAAAAIEAVKNQGKKK
- a CDS encoding MDR family MFS transporter, which translates into the protein MSIVPLIRSARATVSGLPPGFWWLWLSTLVNRTGAFVLTFLSLFLTQELGFSGWYAGLVVALHGLGGIAGSPLGGMLSDRWGRRPTMVTGHLAAAACAAALAVVTSPWAVAAVVLVMGVAMQSVRPAIGATIADQVPEHDRRRAYALNYWALNLGFAIAATGGGAALVFGYRALFVAEAVAVVLCALIVFMRLPETRPEAPVGADGKSTAEPRLTTLDVLRDGPFRTLVLLSLLVCTVFSTPWVGLPLTMTSQGLEPNAYGVVIAVNGVVIVGFQLLVNRITDKRSPVALLVVSSLLFAAGTGATALAGSPVAFAATVVVWTIGEMVYIPVNAAATARLAPVHARGRYQGVMGMAWGVGGFVAPVLAGWIATGPGPAALWIGCAVVALIAAVGYGTLLRRALGSDERERGAVAGGAGDTRGAGGAGPVAAAGADGSVEAVGPAGAVGLAGADAPEAEGRVGAAVVKVPAQKTAAGAVAPAAVVPAAAATAASAAAGSGDGRAAAGRAGAV